A stretch of Pyrenophora tritici-repentis strain M4 chromosome 7, whole genome shotgun sequence DNA encodes these proteins:
- a CDS encoding Asp-protease-2 multi-domain protein, with translation MTEVHFVSSASIGGKPSKDFSRQLEFPGSALTRPDCWQPISTLIDTGASACFVNQSWVNQHRLDTMPVAKPIRLSLANGGEVDKLTQAVDLPVRHGSHTHNVLCYVTNIGKYDVILGMNWMDYHQPALHFGDQRSLTFAKAGCKLNCLHEGLPETVYENGVCHSHVQLVKGDYQTGDTTTKTNKDGKVTTEETMADIYLISAAAATALAAKHPDQVIWLEPRHWAKLAKPPMKTEKASA, from the coding sequence ATGACGGAGGTCCACTTCGTGTCCTCCGCCTCCATCGGAGGCAAGCCTTCTAAAGACTTCAGCCGACAACTCGAGTTTCCCGGCTCCGCTCTCACGCGACCTGATTGTTGGCAACCGATTTCTACCCTTATCGACACGGGAGCCAGCGCATGCTTCGTCAATCAGTCATGGGTTAACCAACACCGCCTAGATACTATGCCTGTGGCCAAACCCATTCGATTGTCACTAGCCAACGGCGGAGAAGTGGACAAGCTTACCCAGGCCGTTGATCTGCCCGTCCGACACGGAAGCCATACGCACAACGTCCTATGCTACGTCACCAATATCGGCAAGTACGACGTTATCCTAGGCATGAATTGGATGGACTATCACCAGCCTGCCCTCCACTTTGGCGACCAGCGATCACTCACCTTCGCTAAGGCAGGGTGCAAACTTAACTGCCTCCACGAAGGACTCCCAGAGACGGTTTACGAAAACGGAGTTTGTCACAGTCACGTACAACTAGTCAAGGGAGACTACCAGACAGGCGACACCACTACTAAGACGAACAAGGATGGTAAGGTGACGACTGAGGAGACTATGGCTGATATCTACCTCATCTCCGCTGCCGCTGCAACCGCACTCGCAGCCAAACATCCTGACCAGGTCATATGGTTGGAACCCCGCCATTGGGCCAAGCTTGCGAAGCCCCCGATGAAGACCGAGAAGGCATCGGCGTAG
- a CDS encoding MetF, 5,10-methylenetetrahydrofolate reductase, with translation MEKITDKINSLPDGANYFSLEFFPPKTAMGFANLQTRLERMSQALRPLFVTVTWGAGGSTATKSLELAEICQRQLGLTTCLHLTCTNMNRQLIDDALEQAKVLGIRNILALRGDAPRSEEYRDEGTPPEQDSNKDFTWAIDLVKYIRKEYGDYFCIGVAAYPEGHSDQSHPEHQDPLTDLPYLVEKTKAGADFIMTQLFYDVQAYDKFEKMLREHESGVFKTIPIIPGLMPIQSYKILLRTTKLSHARLPAEMLARLDAVKSDDELVKQMGVQIMDEMVEHIKARPETCRRGFHFYTLNLEKAVSHVVEDTHLIPTTIMDDEEIIVETTPAINLEPPPNGLMARRRRSSAVNSGPFNRVIISHGSGAKSSNHSYEATEEEAGVPRGPINTRANTLAISEGEGSLGREATWDDFPNGRWGDARSPAFGEIDGYGPTLHVSTPQALKLWGYPVEKKDISTLFRRHIEGDLEAIPWSEQGLSPETSTISAQLLALNAKGWWTVASQPAVNGVKSTDPIFGWGPKNGYVFQKPFVEFFIPAAEFQAFKPKLQAHDQVTWFAGNAAGAFEASQEDGVNPVTWGTFAGKEIVTPTIIEAVSFRSWLDEAFSIWKEWQRIYPPQEWE, from the exons ATGGAGAAGATTACGGATAAAATCAATTCGCTGCCCGATGGCGCAAACTACTTCTCCCTCGAGTTCTTCCCGCCGAAGACGGCCATG GGTTTCGCGAACCTACAAACGCGACTAGAGCGCATGTCACAGGCGCTGCGACCACTCTTCGTTACTGTTACTTGGGGTGCGGGAGGATCAACGGCCACCAAATCGCTCGAACTCGCAGAGATATGCCAGCGCCAATTGGGCCTTACGACATGTTTACATCTGACGTGTACCAACATGAACCGCCAGCTCATCGATGACGCGCTCGAACAGGCAAAGGTGCTAGGTATACGGAACATTCTGGCCTTGAGAGGTGACGCGCCAAGGAGCGAGGAGTATAGGGATGAGGGGACACCACCAGAACAAGACTCCAACAAGGACTTTACCTGGGCTATTGACTTGGTCAAGTACATCCGGAAAGAGTATGGCGACTACTTTTGCATCGGTGTCGCGGCCTATCCAGAAGGCCACTCGGATCAGAGCCACCCAGAGCACCAGGACCCGCTGACTGATCTGCCGTATTTGGTCGAGAAGACTAAGGCAGGCGCCGACTTCATCATGACACAGCTGTTCTACGACGTCCAGGCCTACGACAAGTTTGAGAAGATGCTCAGGGAACATGAGAGTGGAGTGTTTAAGACGATACCCATAATCCCTGGCTTGATGCCGATTCAATCCTACAAGATCCTCCTTCGGACAACCAAGCTCTCGCACGCGAGGTTACCGGCAGAAATGTTGGCGCGACTGGACGCGGTGAAGAGCGATGACGAACTGGTCAAGCAAATGGGTGTACAGATCATGGACGAAATGGTGGAACACATCAAGGCGCGGCCGGAAACATGCAGGAGGGGATTCCATTTCTACACACTCAATCTGGAGAAAGCTGTATCGCACGTCGTAGAAGACACGCATTTGATACCGACGACTATAATGGATGACGAAGAAATCATAGTCGAAACAACACCCGCCATCAACCTGGAGCCACCACCGAACGGCCTCATGGCCCGCAGACGTCGATCTTCAGCTGTTAACTCCGGCCCGTTCAACAGAGTCATAATATCACACGGTTCGGGCGCAAAGTCGAGTAATCACTCGTATGAAGCCACAGAAGAAGAGGCCGGAGTACCACGAGGCCCCATCAACACCCGCGCGAACACGCTGGCCATTTCAGAAGGCGAGGGCTCACTAGGCCGCGAAGCAACATGGGACGACTTTCCCAACGGTCGATGGGGTGACGCGCGCTCTCCCGCCTTTGGTGAGATTGACGGCTACGGACCAACCCTCCACGTTTCCACACCACAAGCCCTCAAGCTCTGGGGCTACCCCGTCGAGAAGAAAGACATCTCAACCCTCTTCCGCCGCCACATTGAAGGCGACCTAGAAGCCATACCCTGGAGCGAACAAGGCCTATCCCCCGAAACCTCGACCATTAGTGCACAACTCCTCGCCCTCAACGCCAAAGGCTGGTGGACAGTAGCCTCCCAACCTGCCGTTAACGGCGTCAAATCCACGGATCCCATATTCGGCTGGGGCCCCAAAAACGGCTACGTCTTCCAAAAGCCCTTCGTCGAATTCTTCATCCCTGCCGCTGAATTCCAAGCCTTCAAACCCAAACTCCAGGCCCACGACCAAGTCACATGGTTCGCAggcaacgcagccggcgcCTTTGAAGCCTCACAAGAAGACGGCGTTAATCCCGTCACGTGGGGCACTTTTGCAGGCAAAGAAATCGTAACTCCCACCATTATCGAGGCTGTCAGCTTTAGGAGTTGGCTTGATGAGGCATTTAGTATTTGGAAGGAGTGGCAGAGAATTTATCCCCCCCAGGAGTGGGAGTAG
- a CDS encoding RING-finger-containing ubiquitin ligase, with protein MNGLPESIDQIDTSYLFLIKSLHMLQSNALDLNQEPGQSILRYMPNAPGGQGAQFLTYLDAYACLPESRRTETMEERVQLIHRLYDELPQISRRVFASTQGWDTNPYESTLLKMKLHVYSSRLILYVAHLQGWEQDRLTSELITNFQACFPMLPTDPVLSFPVLRNQLADIRTWCENQRMLLRIAREPQAGFWDDVAWQKDEPAECSICLLPLESAAVLTNPCSHPLCEDCLETWIHAGQDNSHRCPMCRTELFAKPSYQHQPPSLEEDRENEDFGRAPGRWIDPERLAEQEVDREDQQFDEMLELWLHEARDVDTSL; from the exons ATGAATGGGCTACCTGAGTCCATCGATCAGATCGACACGAGCTACTTGTTCCTTATCAAAAGCCTTCACATGCTGCAAAGCAATGCACTGGATCTCAATCAAGAACCAGGCCAGTCGATCTTGCGATATATGCCCAATGCCCCCGGCGGCCAAGGCGCCCAATTCCTCACCTACCTCGATGCCTACGCCTGTCTGCCCGAGTCTCGGCGGACCGAGACGATGGAGGAGCGTGTGCAGCTGATTCACCGGCTTTACGATGAACTTCCTCAGATCTCTCGCCGTGTCTTTGCTTCCACGCAGGGTTGGGATACTAATCCATACGAGTCTACGCTGCTCAAGATGAAGCTTCACGTCTACTCTTCCCGACTGATCTTGTACGTTGCGCACCTTCAAGGCTGGGAACAAGACCGCTTGACTAGTGAGCTGATCACAAACTTTCAAGCCTGTTTCCCAATGCTCCCAACAGACCCGGTCTTGTCATTTCCTGTTCTGCGAAATCAACTTGCGGATATTCGAACCTGGTGCGAGAATCAACGGATGCTCTTGCGGATCGCGCGGGAACCGCAGGCTGGCTTTTGGGATGATGTGGCTTGGCAGAAGGATGAGCCCGCAGAG TGTAGTATCTGTCTTCTTCCACTTGAGTCTGCTGCCGTGCTGACGAATCCGTGTAGTCATCCGCTCTGCGAGGATTGCCTCGAGACTTGGATTCACGCCGGTCAGGACAATAGCCATCGTTGTCCCATGTGCCGGACAGAGCTGTTTGCCAAGCCATCCTATCAACATCAGCCCCCGTCGCTGGAGGAGGACCGGGAAAATGAGGACTTCGGTCGTGCGCCGGGACGTTGGATTGATCCGGAGCGGCTGGCAGAGCAGGAGGTGGACCGGGAAGATCAGCAGTTCGATGAGATGTTGGAGCTATGGTTACACGAAGCGCGGGATGTTGATACATCGCTG TAG